One stretch of Micromonospora cremea DNA includes these proteins:
- a CDS encoding helix-turn-helix domain-containing protein produces the protein MTAELASLQGRARIHAALGDPARLAIVDALTLGDASPGEISHDLGMPTNLVAHHVKVLTEAGLVVRGRSEGDRRRTYLRLRPEALATLTPPPLSDVGRVLFVCTRNSARSQLAAALWASRAGTPAASAGTKPASRVHPRAVAVAHRHGLHLDPTGTAHINQVAHDGDLVIAVCDNAHEELTGPVRPRLHWSVPDPVRLDTDAAFEAAFTDLAARVDRLAPVINSGDRHG, from the coding sequence ATGACTGCTGAGCTTGCTTCCCTGCAGGGGCGTGCCCGGATCCACGCCGCTCTCGGTGACCCGGCGCGCTTGGCGATCGTGGACGCGCTCACCCTGGGCGACGCCTCCCCCGGCGAGATCTCCCACGACCTGGGCATGCCCACCAACCTGGTCGCCCACCACGTCAAGGTCCTCACCGAAGCCGGACTGGTCGTCCGCGGCCGGTCCGAGGGCGACCGCCGCCGCACCTACCTGCGCCTGCGGCCCGAAGCGCTGGCCACGCTGACTCCGCCGCCGCTGAGCGACGTCGGTCGGGTGCTGTTCGTGTGCACCCGCAACTCCGCCCGCTCCCAGCTCGCGGCCGCGCTGTGGGCGAGCCGGGCTGGCACGCCGGCCGCCTCCGCGGGCACGAAGCCCGCATCCCGGGTTCACCCCCGCGCCGTCGCCGTGGCCCACCGCCACGGACTCCACCTCGACCCCACCGGCACCGCCCACATCAACCAGGTCGCGCACGACGGGGACCTGGTGATCGCGGTCTGCGACAACGCCCACGAGGAACTCACCGGCCCGGTCCGGCCCCGGCTGCACTGGTCGGTGCCCGACCCGGTCCGGCTCGACACCGACGCCGCGTTCGAGGCCGCCTTCACCGACCTCGCCGCCCGCGTCGACCGGCTCGCCCCCGTCATCAATTCGGGAGACCGTCATGGCTGA
- a CDS encoding ArsR/SmtB family transcription factor, producing MDQPTRRAEVPGTGQSGLGLDTQEFLKALGSPTRQRIMMLFAQGAELSVGEVAERTGISQATASQQLTLLRRGRVVTSRRDGKTVYYRADRDGTLAALAELQSYLMTCC from the coding sequence ATGGACCAGCCAACGCGTAGAGCCGAGGTGCCCGGCACCGGACAGAGCGGGTTGGGACTGGACACGCAGGAGTTCCTCAAGGCGCTGGGCAGCCCGACGCGACAGCGGATCATGATGCTGTTCGCGCAGGGCGCCGAGCTGTCGGTCGGGGAGGTGGCCGAGCGCACGGGCATCAGCCAGGCCACCGCCTCACAGCAGCTGACCCTGCTGCGCCGAGGGCGCGTGGTGACGTCGCGCCGCGACGGGAAGACCGTGTACTACCGGGCCGACCGCGACGGCACACTCGCGGCGCTGGCCGAACTGCAGTCATACCTGATGACCTGCTGCTGA
- a CDS encoding arsenate reductase ArsC, producing the protein MADTSPYLREDLSVNQQLALRTASTRLAAEFDGTYGTETVEPFLHASYDQFATVGSLPNYLPLLAERFTRQRLQALARVEGHHRDGRPVALFMCTHNAGRSQMALGFFTHLAGEQAVAWSGGSEPSIEVNPAAVAAMAERGIDISEESPKPWTDEVIRAADVVVTMGCGDACPVFPGTRYENWDLDDPAGLSLADVRPIRDEIERRVRRLLDELRVPATR; encoded by the coding sequence ATGGCTGACACCAGCCCGTACCTGCGTGAAGACCTCTCCGTCAACCAGCAGCTCGCCCTGCGCACCGCCTCCACCCGCCTCGCGGCGGAGTTCGACGGCACCTACGGCACCGAGACAGTGGAGCCGTTCCTGCACGCCAGCTACGACCAGTTCGCCACCGTCGGCAGCCTCCCCAACTACCTGCCGCTGCTCGCCGAACGCTTCACCCGCCAGCGCCTGCAGGCCCTCGCCCGCGTCGAGGGGCACCACCGCGACGGCCGCCCGGTCGCCCTGTTCATGTGCACCCACAACGCCGGCCGCTCCCAGATGGCGCTGGGCTTCTTCACCCACCTCGCCGGCGAGCAAGCGGTGGCCTGGTCCGGCGGCAGCGAACCCAGCATCGAGGTCAACCCCGCGGCGGTCGCGGCGATGGCCGAGCGCGGCATCGACATCTCCGAGGAGTCCCCCAAGCCCTGGACCGACGAGGTCATCCGCGCCGCCGACGTGGTGGTCACCATGGGCTGCGGCGACGCCTGCCCGGTCTTCCCCGGCACCCGGTATGAGAACTGGGACCTCGACGACCCCGCCGGCCTGAGCCTCGCCGACGTCCGGCCGATCCGCGACGAGATCGAACGCCGCGTCCGCCGGCTGCTCGACGAACTGCGCGTCCCCGCCACCCGCTAG
- a CDS encoding M28 family peptidase, whose translation MVSPKLRRTLAATAVATLVGSLTLVNPAQADPNNNSAKKLTKAVTLHGVLRHLDAFQAIADANGGNRGSGLPGYDASADYVAGMLEDAGYRVGRQPFDFNFFEEFGSSFGRISPPPATAYVAGTDYDLMDFSGAGDVTGLVVPVDLALTPPRASTSGCETTDFSAAVAGEIALLQRGGCPFGQKVSNAEAAGAIGVILMNQGDGDPVTNVDRYALFAGTLGAPVGIPAVSVSYFLGAQFAATPGLTVRITANTTSEVRSTENVIAESTTGRGDNVVMAGAHLDSEPDTAGINDNGSGSAALLEVALQMAKVKPNNRLRFAWWGAEEANLVGSTFYVNSLEDERVEDIGLYLNFDMVGSPNYVFGVYDGDDSAQSGSGPGPAGSAQVEDVFEGFFASRGLPTNAADFTGRSDYGPFIAVGIPAGGLFTGAEVLKTVEDVAKYGGVQGAQYDPCYHEPCDSLDPVADGGNAALYAQLEAEYDLYGNINTYALDVNADAIATALITFAYDTSIVNGVPRSPGKSHGAGSSEDAHGNALQ comes from the coding sequence GTGGTGTCTCCAAAGCTCAGACGGACGCTGGCCGCGACTGCGGTCGCGACTCTGGTGGGGTCGCTGACGCTGGTCAACCCGGCGCAGGCTGATCCCAACAACAACTCGGCGAAGAAGCTCACCAAGGCGGTGACGCTGCACGGGGTGCTCCGCCACCTCGACGCGTTCCAAGCGATCGCCGACGCCAACGGCGGCAACCGCGGGTCCGGCCTGCCGGGGTACGACGCGAGCGCCGATTACGTGGCTGGGATGCTGGAGGACGCGGGCTACCGCGTGGGCCGGCAGCCGTTCGACTTCAACTTCTTCGAGGAGTTCGGATCGAGCTTCGGCCGAATCTCCCCGCCTCCGGCGACCGCGTACGTGGCCGGCACCGACTACGACCTGATGGACTTCTCAGGAGCTGGGGACGTCACGGGTCTCGTCGTACCGGTCGACCTCGCCCTCACCCCGCCGCGGGCCTCCACGTCGGGCTGTGAGACGACGGACTTCTCGGCGGCCGTGGCCGGAGAGATCGCGCTCCTGCAGCGCGGGGGCTGTCCGTTCGGGCAGAAGGTGTCCAATGCCGAGGCCGCCGGGGCGATAGGTGTGATTTTGATGAACCAGGGTGACGGCGACCCGGTTACCAACGTGGACCGGTACGCGTTGTTCGCCGGCACGCTCGGCGCGCCGGTGGGCATCCCGGCGGTGTCGGTCTCGTACTTCCTCGGCGCGCAGTTCGCCGCCACGCCTGGCCTGACCGTAAGGATCACCGCCAACACGACCTCCGAGGTTCGTTCGACCGAGAACGTCATCGCGGAGAGCACCACGGGTCGCGGCGACAACGTGGTGATGGCTGGGGCGCACCTGGACTCCGAACCGGACACGGCGGGCATCAACGACAACGGCAGCGGCAGCGCGGCCCTCCTCGAGGTCGCGTTGCAGATGGCGAAGGTCAAGCCCAACAACCGGCTCCGGTTCGCGTGGTGGGGGGCCGAGGAGGCCAACCTGGTGGGGTCGACCTTCTACGTCAACAGCCTGGAAGACGAGCGGGTCGAGGACATCGGCCTTTACCTCAACTTCGACATGGTCGGCTCGCCCAACTACGTGTTCGGCGTCTACGACGGCGATGACTCCGCGCAGTCCGGCTCCGGCCCCGGCCCGGCCGGCTCTGCTCAGGTCGAGGACGTGTTCGAGGGGTTCTTTGCCAGCCGCGGGCTGCCCACCAACGCAGCCGACTTTACCGGCCGGTCCGACTATGGCCCGTTCATCGCCGTCGGCATTCCGGCGGGTGGACTGTTCACCGGCGCCGAGGTGCTCAAGACCGTGGAGGACGTGGCCAAGTACGGCGGGGTGCAGGGCGCGCAATACGACCCGTGCTACCACGAGCCGTGTGACAGCCTGGACCCGGTCGCGGACGGCGGTAACGCCGCCCTCTACGCGCAACTGGAGGCGGAGTACGACCTCTACGGCAACATCAATACGTACGCGCTCGACGTGAACGCCGACGCCATCGCCACCGCGTTGATCACGTTCGCGTACGACACCTCCATCGTGAACGGGGTGCCGCGATCGCCCGGTAAGTCCCACGGCGCGGGCAGCAGCGAGGACGCCCACGGCAACGCTCTTCAGTGA
- a CDS encoding arsenate reductase ArsC, which yields MSDKPSVLFVCVHNAGRSQMAAGWLRHLAGDTVEVRSAGSAPAETVNPAAVQAMREVGIDITDQTPKLLEYETAESSDVIVTMGCGDACPVFPGKRYEDWKLDDPAGKGVEAVRPIRDEIRARVEQLLAELRPTA from the coding sequence ATGTCCGACAAGCCCAGCGTCCTGTTCGTCTGCGTACACAACGCCGGCCGCTCCCAGATGGCCGCCGGCTGGCTGCGCCACCTCGCCGGCGACACCGTCGAAGTCCGCTCCGCCGGCTCCGCCCCGGCCGAGACGGTCAACCCCGCCGCGGTGCAGGCCATGCGGGAGGTCGGCATCGACATCACCGACCAGACCCCCAAGCTCCTCGAGTACGAGACCGCGGAGTCCTCGGACGTCATCGTGACCATGGGCTGCGGTGACGCCTGCCCGGTCTTCCCCGGCAAGCGCTACGAGGATTGGAAGCTCGACGACCCCGCCGGCAAGGGCGTCGAAGCCGTACGCCCCATCCGCGACGAGATCCGCGCCCGGGTGGAGCAGCTCCTCGCCGAGCTGCGCCCCACCGCCTGA
- a CDS encoding aquaporin, giving the protein MTIALWRRLLAEFTGTALLVTAVVGSGIMATTLSPDDVGLQLLENSIATAFALGALILIFGPVSGAHFNPVVSAADWFLGRRAGTGLTGRDLGGYVAAQVTGAIGGSILANLMFDLAAVDFSGKDRAAGHLWLGEVVATAGLILLIFALARSSRAPVAPAAVGAYIGAAYWFTSSTSFANPAVTIGRAFTDTFAGIAPASVPGFVIAQLVGLAVGIGLLAALYPDAGQAADQVVVPTAERDPALDHRA; this is encoded by the coding sequence ATGACCATCGCACTTTGGCGGCGCCTGCTGGCCGAGTTCACCGGCACCGCCCTGCTGGTCACCGCCGTGGTCGGCTCCGGCATCATGGCCACCACCCTCTCCCCCGACGACGTCGGGTTGCAGCTCTTGGAGAACTCGATCGCCACCGCGTTCGCCCTGGGCGCGCTGATCTTGATCTTCGGCCCGGTCTCCGGCGCCCACTTCAATCCCGTCGTCTCCGCTGCGGACTGGTTCCTCGGCCGGCGCGCCGGCACCGGGCTGACCGGCCGCGACCTCGGCGGCTACGTCGCCGCCCAAGTCACCGGGGCCATCGGCGGGTCGATCCTGGCCAACCTGATGTTCGACCTGGCCGCCGTCGACTTCTCCGGCAAGGACCGCGCCGCTGGGCACCTCTGGCTCGGCGAGGTCGTCGCCACCGCCGGCCTGATCCTGCTGATCTTCGCCCTGGCCCGCTCCAGCCGTGCCCCGGTCGCCCCCGCCGCGGTCGGCGCCTACATCGGCGCCGCGTACTGGTTCACCTCGTCGACCTCGTTCGCCAACCCGGCGGTGACGATCGGCCGGGCGTTCACCGACACCTTCGCCGGCATCGCCCCCGCCTCGGTTCCCGGCTTCGTCATCGCCCAGCTCGTCGGCCTCGCCGTGGGCATCGGTCTCCTGGCCGCGCTCTACCCCGACGCCGGGCAGGCCGCCGACCAGGTCGTCGTGCCCACCGCGGAGCGCGACCCGGCACTCGACCACCGCGCATGA
- a CDS encoding ArsO family NAD(P)H-dependent flavin-containing monooxygenase: protein MMIGGHKEVPRTPESCDVVVIGGGQAGLAAGYYLRRAGLDYVILDAQSRPGGAWGHGWNSLRLFSPAEYSPLPGWGMPRQEGEGFPTSDHVVDYLRAYEQRYDLPLRRPVRVQAVRPAGERLAVQTTASSWLARYVISATGTWECPYLPDIPERHDFAGRQLHTVDYTSPEEFRGQRAVIVDGGNSAAQILAEVSRVADTTWVTLRPPRLMPDDVDGRVLFGVATRHAAQDGVAGGGVAGLGDIVMVPSVRDARDRDVLHAQPMFQRLTTHGIAWPDGTEQPCDAVVWCTGFRPNLTHLEPLGLPRHDGVVATAGTRSVDEPRLYLLGYGDWTGPASATLVGAGRTAKATVADIATRISAQATP from the coding sequence ATGATGATCGGCGGACACAAGGAGGTGCCGCGCACGCCTGAGTCGTGTGACGTCGTGGTGATTGGCGGCGGTCAGGCGGGCCTGGCGGCGGGCTACTATCTGCGCCGCGCCGGATTGGACTACGTCATCCTCGACGCCCAGTCCCGGCCGGGCGGGGCGTGGGGCCATGGCTGGAACTCCCTGCGCCTGTTTTCCCCGGCTGAGTACAGCCCTCTTCCGGGATGGGGCATGCCGCGACAGGAGGGCGAGGGGTTCCCCACCTCCGACCACGTGGTGGACTACCTACGCGCCTACGAGCAGCGCTACGACCTGCCGCTGCGCCGGCCGGTCCGGGTGCAGGCCGTGCGGCCGGCGGGTGAACGGCTGGCGGTGCAGACCACCGCCAGTAGCTGGTTAGCCCGGTACGTCATCTCCGCCACCGGCACGTGGGAGTGCCCGTACCTGCCCGACATACCCGAGCGCCATGATTTCGCCGGACGGCAGCTGCACACCGTGGACTACACCTCGCCGGAAGAGTTCCGCGGGCAGCGCGCCGTGATCGTCGACGGGGGTAACTCCGCGGCCCAGATCCTGGCCGAGGTGTCCCGGGTCGCCGACACCACCTGGGTCACCCTGCGCCCTCCGCGGTTGATGCCGGACGACGTCGACGGCCGGGTCCTGTTCGGCGTGGCCACCCGCCACGCCGCCCAGGACGGCGTGGCGGGTGGCGGCGTCGCCGGCCTCGGCGACATCGTCATGGTGCCCAGCGTCCGCGACGCCCGCGACCGGGATGTCCTGCACGCCCAACCCATGTTCCAGCGACTCACCACCCACGGCATCGCATGGCCCGATGGCACCGAGCAGCCCTGCGACGCCGTGGTGTGGTGCACCGGCTTCCGCCCGAACCTCACCCACCTCGAGCCCCTCGGATTGCCACGGCACGACGGCGTGGTCGCCACTGCGGGCACCCGCTCGGTCGACGAACCCCGCCTCTACCTGTTGGGGTACGGCGACTGGACCGGTCCCGCGTCGGCCACTCTGGTGGGCGCCGGCCGCACCGCGAAGGCCACCGTCGCCGACATCGCCACCCGGATCAGCGCTCAGGCAACACCGTGA